One window of the Hippocampus zosterae strain Florida chromosome 8, ASM2543408v3, whole genome shotgun sequence genome contains the following:
- the ubxn6 gene encoding UBX domain-containing protein 6 has translation MKKLFDDIKKDIKFKSAGPGKKLTEDSRGAPERGQRSSGGKQPHRDAPSEGSQRAGAAALARVEQHQRPKVHTSQDAIRNQVKRELEAEAAALAEKDKAATTAQGTAAATKECLSVSGVYFTCPLTGATLTKSQREVHIKEAILTRFKEDDVEASVMMIHTFNKDKEKVKAAVDIISKYVENICKNPSEEKYRKLKLSNKVFQDKVRCVEGSREFLLALGFTSTMLPVDGQEEEEEFLVLPEQSSDALELMKERRDRLQRGEPVRAQLDRQAQAFRASENATHFELPPEFYNLSAEEIKREQQQRSELVEKNSMLRTKAMRERDEQRERRKYNYTLIRIRLPDGHLLQGTFYAWDRLPVLFSFVRDSLVDGWQPFELIAPGGQKLQESEEMALAECNLVPAALLSFAWDAAVQADIAAAGGKSSTLLKPQLLETIRNLS, from the exons ATGAAGAAGCTTTTCGATGACATCAAGAAAGACATCAAATTTAAATCGGCGGGCCCTGGAAAGAAGCTAACGGAAGATAGCAG AGGTGCACCCGAGAGAGGGCAGAGGAGCTCCGGTGGCAAGCAACCACACCGTGATGCTCCCAGCGAGGGATCGCAACGAGCAGGAGCGGCAGCGCTGGCCAGGGTCGAACAGCACCAGCGGCCAAAGGTCCACACCTCTCAGGATGCCATCAGAAATCAGG TaaaacgggagctggaggccgAAGCCGCTGCGCTGGCAGAAAAAGACAAGGCAGCAACGACTGCACAG ggAACTGCCGCTGCCACAAAAGAGTGTCTCTCGGTGTCCGGCGTGTATTTCACCTGCCCGCTAACAGGAGCCACTCTAACAAAGAGCCAACGGGAAGTCCACATCAAGGAGGCCATTTTGACT cGCTTCAAGGAGGATGATGTGGAGGCATCCGTCATGATGATTCACACGTTTAACAAAGACAAAGAGAAGGTGAAGGCGGCCGTGGACATCATAAGCAA ATATGTTGAAAACATTTGTAAGAATCCTTCGGAAGAGAAATACAGGAAGCTTAAACTAAGCAACAAAGTCTTTCAG gataaAGTGCGTTGTGTGGAGGGGAGTAGAGAGTTTCTGCTTGCTCTGGGCTTTACAAGCACCATGCTTCCTGTGGATGGTCAAg aggaggaagaggagtttCTGGTGTTGCCCGAGCAGAGTTCTGATGCCCTGGAGCTAATGAAGGAACGGCGGGATCGGTTGCAGCGCGGCGAGCCTGTCAGAGCGCAATTGGACCGGCAGGCTCAGGCCTTCCGGGCGTCAGAAAACGCAACCCACTTTGAGCTGCCGCCTGAGTTCTACAACCTGAGCGCAGAGGAGATCAAGAGGGAACAGCAGCAGAG GAGTGAATTGGTGGAGAAGAATTCCATGCTTCGTACCAAGGCTATGAGGGAGCGAGATGAGCAAAGGGAGAGGAGGAAGTACAACTACACACTGATCCGCATTCGGCTACCAGATGGACACCTGCTCCAGG GGACGTTCTACGCCTGGGACCGACTTCCCGTGCTGTTCAGCTTCGTGCGAGACTCCTTGGTGGACGGCTGGCAGCCCTTTGAGCTCATCGCTCCTGGTGGTCAAAAGTTGCAGGAGTCCGAGGAGATGGCTCTGGCTGAGTGTAACCTG GTACCCGCAGCTCTGTTGTCATTCGCCTGGGATGCAGCCGTGCAGGCAGACATTgcggcagcaggtggcaaaaGCTCGACCCTCCTCAAACCGCAGCTGCTGGAAACCATTCGCAACCTGAGTTGA